Proteins encoded together in one Festucalex cinctus isolate MCC-2025b chromosome 8, RoL_Fcin_1.0, whole genome shotgun sequence window:
- the mst1ra gene encoding macrophage-stimulating protein receptor isoform X3: MRGRATEMLAWAATLLTLSTWTRADISPGQRTCPPGPRSQVDFSVKYTLPRFQTEHPIQNVAANPLTPVVYVASRNMVEAVDDELSKLWEVRTGPVGSPECKTCNLCNIEVDPSDPVDTDNEVLILDPAQFFLPYLYVCGSTQHGICFFIDVDAMPPKPRCLYKENQNSPSYCPDCLASPLGTKVTIVEQAATSYFFVAASVNGKVAQKYPRRSVSVVRPFSTEDGFQMVMEGLTVLPHLRDSYSIDYIYSFSTREFVYFLSLQRENPSKDDSAFQTRLGRLPVGTHEVWTYRELVLECRYEPKRRRRAPYKDIVYNGLMAAHFGRAGKDLALELRVDESEDILYGVFAQVNVGGEPQKNSAMCAFPLSDVNSKIDTGVEDCCQSGKEQLSRGLCHFQTCENCPHESDNSTCTDKPTLVSKPYYRVDLFNRQMRNVLFTSVLVTVSDRKTLGHIGTSDGRILQVILKMDTPFVFANYSLGEKPISRTATVINDDSLLFVAGNQLFRVPTIGPGCTHFVTCSMCLMAPRFMNCGWCSRMCSRQDECASLWNKRSCAPVITEFFPKTAPAGGETELTLCGRAFRSPQRPPINNGVSHTVTVGSGTLCTVLPDKSKSQVLVCTLKEKVSNRNLTITLEVHEGNTRDEYTIEGIARVSGFSVVEPVITQIRPEHGPAIGGTLVTLTGRNLDSGMKREAFVADKKCHIEAGPLVGNGTLSSIVCLTEAATNVGSVPVKVVIDNFEVTTTKTFVYKENPVITSVYPHCSFSSGSKLVISGQNLDSAHKTVLQYTSKNSPLEYRKLECNDRGNATHMTCQAPAFLFDESGERSDSGELFIHMDGKKNMWGKRFDYHPDAKVIPFENEDNVLLLKAGETEVSLHHHKLNTVNLCMKITMTIGDMDCNAQVLLNELTCRIPKNQVIPSEGLPVRVLVNGEPHDVGTVLYEDDNQDSVIAAIVLGVIFASLAGAAIALVVMIHLRKKKQAMIENRLSTRLSMNRMGSRGETSPTGDYRQVDSGQTSASGGMAFQGPLYAASYDHLAVPLIPRDSVSMISLSSELLDEVKDVLIPAEMLRIEDSQSIGKGHFGTVYHGYLKDSNKQEIHCAVKSLNRITDLKEVDQFLREGIIMKGFHHPNILSLLGIMLPKEGLPLVVLPYMKHGDVRHFIRSPQRNPTVKDLIGFGLQVAKGMQYLAQKKFVHRDLAARNCMLDETFTVKVADFGMARDIYDKEYYSIQDHKSAKLPVKWMAIESLQTQKFTTKSDVWSYGVLMWELLTRGASPYPEVDPYDITHYLLRGRRLPQPQYCPDALYSIMLACWDPEPERRPTFHSLVEHVQHILSCLTGEHYINLKVNYVNLDQARAYPSLTASADEAEGSESDTSGQDGS, from the exons ATGAGGGGCCGTGCCACAGAGATGCTGGCGTGGGCGGCCACCTTGCTGACACTATCCACGTGGACACGGGCCGACATTTCCCCAGGACAACGCACGTGTCCTCCGGGTCCCCGCAGTCAGGTGGACTTCTCGGTCAAATACACGCTGCCTCGTTTCCAAACGGAGCATCCCATCCAGAACGTGGCAGCCAACCCGCTCACCCCGGTGGTGTATGTGGCCTCGCGGAACATGGTGGAGGCAGTGGATGACGAGCTAAGCAAACTGTGGGAGGTGAGAACTGGGCCGGTGGGCAGTCCGGAGTGTAAAACCTGCAACCTGTGCAACATCGAAGTCGATCCCAGTGACCCGGTAGATACGGATAATGAGGTGCTGATCTTGGATCCGGCGCAGTTTTTCCTGCCCTACCTATATGTATGCGGCAGCACCCAACACGGCATCTGTTTCTTTATCGACGTCGATGCCATGCCACCAAAACCTCGGTGTTTGTACAAAGAAAACCAAAACTCGCCCTCTTACTGCCCGGACTGTCTGGCCAGTCCGCTGGGCACCAAGGTCACCATTGTGGAACAGGCAGCCACGTCTTACTTCTTCGTGGCGGCCTCTGTTAATGGCAAAGTGGCTCAGAAGTACCCCCGCAGGTCGGTGTCGGTGGTGAGGCCATTCTCTACCGAAGACGGATTCCAAATGGTGATGGAGGGCCTGACGGTGCTACCCCACCTGAGGGACTCGTACAGCATTGATTACATCTACAGCTTCTCCACCCGGGAGTTTGTCTACTTCCTATCACTGCAGAGGGAAAACCCCTCCAAGGACGATTCGGCCTTTCAGACCCGATTAGGTCGGCTTCCCGTTGGGACTCACGAGGTGTGGACGTACCGCGAGCTAGTGCTGGAGTGCAGGTACGAGCCCAAGAGGCGGCGAAGGGCGCCGTACAAGGATATCGTGTACAACGGACTCATGGCGGCGCACTTCGGCCGCGCGGGGAAGGATTTGGCTCTGGAGCTGAGGGTGGACGAGAGCGAGGACATCCTCTACGGTGTGTTTGCGCAGGTGAATGTGGGGGGAGAACCCCAAAAAAACTCGGCAATGTGCGCCTTCCCCCTGAGCGACGTCAACAGCAAGATAGACACGGGCGTCGAGGACTGCTGCCAGTCCGGAAAGGAACAGTTATCCAGAGGACTGTGCCACTTTCAGACGTGTGAGAATTGCCCTCATGAG TCGGACAATTCCACATGCACAGACAAACCCACGCTGGTGTCAAAACCGTACTACAGAGTCGACCTCTTCAACCGTCAGATGCGGAATGTCCTCTTCACGTCCGTCCTGGTTACCGTTAGTGACAGAAAAACCCTGGGCCACATTGGGACCTCTGATGGAAGAATCCTCCAG GTCATTCTAAAAATGGACACGCCCTTCGTTTTTGCAAACTATTCTCTTGGAGAGAAGCCAATATCAAGGACAGCAACCGTCATCAATGATGACTCGCTTCTTTTCGTGGCTGGAAATCAG TTGTTTAGGGTGCCTACGATTGGCCCGGGCTGTACGCATTTTGTGACGTGCTCCATGTGTCTGATGGCTCCGCGCTTCATGAACTGCGGCTGGTGCTCGAGAATGTGCTCGAGGCAAGATGAGTGCGCCTCACTGTGGAATAAACGCTCTTGCGCGCCAGTCATAACAGAG TTTTTCCCCAAAACCGCACCTGCTGGTGGGGAAACCGAGCTGACACTTTGCGGGAGAGCGTTTCGATCTCCTCAGAGACCGCCCATTAACAACGGTGTCAGCCACACAGTCACTGTGGGATCAGGAACCCTGTGCACTGTCTTgcctgacaaaagcaaaagcCAAGT GCTCGTATGCACGCTGAAGGAAAAAGTGTCAAACCGCAATCTGACAATCACGCTGGAAGTGCACGAGGGGAACACGCGGGACGAGTACACCATCGAAGGCATAGCTCGCGTCTCTGGCTTTTCTGTTGTG GAGCCCGTCATAACACAAATCAGACCCGAGCATGGCCCCGCTATTGGCGGCACGCTTGTCACACTGACGGGCCGCAACCTGGATTCTGGGATGAAGAGGGAAGCCTTCGTCGCAGATAAAAAGTGTCACATTGAAGC TGGTCCTCTGGTAGGAAACGGGACATTGTCTTCAATTGTATGCCTCACTGAGGCTGCGACCAACGTTGGGAGTGTTCCTGTCAAGGTGGTCATCGACAACTTTGAGGTCACAACCACTAAGACTTTCGTCTACAAGGAAAACCCCGTTATAACGTCTGTGTATCCTCATTGCAGTTTTAGCAG TGGCTCCAAGTTAGTGATCAGTGGTCAGAATCTTGATTCTGCGCACAAAACTGTACTTCAGTACACTTCCAAAAACTCTCCACTGGAATACCGTAAACTG GAATGTAACGACAGAGGGAACGCGACCCACATGACGTGCCAGGCCCCCGCTTTTCTATTCGACGAGTCGGGAGAGAGATCAGACAGCGGGGAGCTTTTCatccacatggacggcaagaaAAACATGTGGGGGAAACGTTTTGACTACCACCCTGATGCAAAAGTCATCCCGTTTGAAAATGAAGACAACGTATTGCTCCTCAAAGCGGGAGAGACCGAAGTTTCCTTGCAC CACCACAAACTAAACACGGTGAACCTGTGCATGAAGATCACCATGACAATCGGAGACATGGACTGTAACGCTCAGGTTCTGTTGAATGAGCTGACCTGCAGGATTCCGAAGAACCAAGTGATCCCCAGCGAGGGGTTGCCTGTCAGG GTCCTTGTGAACGGCGAACCCCACGACGTGGGCACTGTCCTCTATGAGGACGACAATCAGGACTCAGTCATCGCGGCCATTGTGCTGGGCGTAATCTTTGCCTCGTTGGCGGGCGCCGCAATTGCACTCGTGGTGATGATCCATTTGAGAAAAAAGAAGCAAG CCATGATTGAGAACCGTTTAAGCACCAGGCTTTCGATGAACCGCATGGGAAGCCGCGGTGAAACGTCCCCAACAGGAGACTACAGGCAGG TAGATTCCGGCCAAACGTCCGCTTCAGGAGGAATGGCCTTTCAAGGTCCGCTGTACGCAGCCAGCTATGACCACCTTGCTGTTCCGCTGATTCCGCGGGACAGCGTCTCAATGATCAGCCTCAGCTCCGAGCTGCTCGATGAAGTCAAGGACGTCCTCATCCCTGCTGAGATGCTCAGAATTGAAGATAGCCAGAGCATTGGCAAAG GTCACTTTGGGACCGTGTATCACGGCTATCTAAAGGACAGCAATAAGCAAGAGATCCACTGTGCTGTTAAATCGCTGAATC GAATCACAGACCTAAAGGAAGTGGACCAATTTCTCCGAGAGGGGATAATCATGAAGGGCTTCCACCATCCCAACATTCTGTCTCTGCTCGGCATCATGCTGCCCAAAGAAGGGCTCCCCCTGGTGGTGCTGCCGTACATGAAGCATGGCGACGTGCGGCATTTTATCCGCTCGCCGCAGAGG AATCCGACTGTAAAAGACCTGATAGGCTTTGGACTGCAGGTTGCCAAGGGGATGCAATATTTAGCGCAGAAGAAATTTGTGCACAGAGACCTGGCTGCACGAAACTGCAT GCTGGATGAGACCTTCACCGTCAAGGTGGCAGACTTCGGCATGGCACGTGACATCTATGACAAAGAGTACTACAGTATTCAAGACCACAAGAGTGCAAAGTTACCAGTCAAGTGGATGGCCATCGAAAGCTTGCAGACACAGAAGTTCACCACCAAGTCGGATGTG